In one window of Haloprofundus halophilus DNA:
- a CDS encoding archease translates to MSYELREHTADVAVAASAPTLDAVFGAVADGLAAAMCETIPDAGDRFSLRVRAESREAALFDYLDELIYERDVRAVLPVENRATVRRDGDEWVVDADARGVPLSGLGAREVKAVTYSEMRLEETASGWRAYVVFDV, encoded by the coding sequence GTGAGCTACGAACTGCGCGAGCACACGGCGGACGTGGCCGTCGCGGCCTCGGCGCCGACGCTCGATGCCGTCTTCGGGGCCGTCGCCGACGGTCTCGCGGCGGCGATGTGCGAGACGATTCCCGACGCGGGCGACCGGTTTTCGCTGCGCGTCCGCGCCGAGAGCCGCGAGGCGGCGCTGTTCGACTACCTGGACGAACTCATCTACGAACGCGACGTCCGAGCGGTGCTCCCCGTCGAGAACCGCGCGACGGTCCGCCGCGACGGCGACGAGTGGGTCGTCGACGCCGACGCTCGCGGCGTCCCGCTGTCGGGTCTCGGCGCGCGCGAGGTGAAAGCCGTCACCTACTCGGAGATGAGACTGGAAGAGACCGCGAGCGGCTGGCGCGCGTACGTCGTCTTCGACGTCTGA
- a CDS encoding ABC transporter ATP-binding protein encodes MGDVKLEHVTKRYEDVTAVDDMNVHIRDGEFVCLVGPSGCGKSTTMEMVAGLTKPTEGSIYIGDREVTNLPPKDRGVAMVFQNIALFPHMDVYDNISFGLRLRDYEKEEIDRRVERASDIVQLEGMLDRMPDEMSGGQRQRVAIARAIVRNPDVFLMDEPLANLDAKLRVHMRTELQRLHKELDTTIIYVTHDQAEAMTMSDRIAVLDGGQLQQIDPPLTCYNEPQNLFVAGFIGSPAMNFLDGTVTQQGFEHDTGVTVEFDPAQMGVEVGQEVTLGVRPEDVYPIDQSSSVSHPSMSIETTTDVLEPMGDEIFVYLLLDDDGSSMDMEAAQQNQLLMSVDPDSDIVEDQEFDVVLDRSRIHLFDTASGQAIQHGLVKLTSPENVTETGAESDD; translated from the coding sequence ATGGGAGACGTAAAACTCGAACACGTGACGAAACGGTACGAAGACGTAACGGCAGTCGACGACATGAACGTACACATCAGAGACGGGGAGTTCGTTTGCCTCGTCGGTCCGTCCGGCTGCGGGAAGTCGACGACCATGGAGATGGTGGCCGGGCTGACCAAACCCACGGAGGGGTCCATCTACATCGGCGACCGAGAGGTGACGAACCTCCCGCCGAAAGACCGCGGGGTGGCGATGGTGTTCCAGAACATCGCGCTGTTCCCGCACATGGACGTGTACGACAACATCAGCTTCGGCCTCCGGCTCCGCGACTACGAGAAGGAGGAGATCGACCGCCGCGTCGAACGCGCCTCCGACATCGTCCAACTGGAGGGGATGTTAGACCGCATGCCCGACGAGATGTCCGGCGGCCAGCGCCAGCGCGTCGCCATCGCCCGCGCCATCGTTCGCAACCCTGACGTGTTCCTGATGGACGAGCCGCTGGCGAACCTCGACGCGAAACTACGCGTCCACATGCGGACCGAGCTCCAGCGCCTGCACAAGGAACTGGACACCACCATCATCTACGTCACGCACGACCAGGCGGAGGCGATGACGATGTCGGACCGCATCGCCGTCCTCGACGGCGGCCAGCTCCAGCAGATAGATCCGCCGCTGACCTGCTACAACGAACCGCAGAACCTCTTCGTCGCGGGGTTCATCGGGTCGCCGGCGATGAACTTCCTCGACGGCACCGTCACCCAACAGGGCTTCGAGCACGACACCGGCGTCACCGTCGAGTTCGACCCCGCACAGATGGGCGTCGAGGTCGGCCAGGAGGTGACCCTCGGCGTCCGTCCCGAGGACGTCTACCCAATCGACCAGTCGAGCTCGGTCTCGCACCCCTCGATGAGCATCGAGACGACGACCGACGTCCTCGAACCGATGGGCGACGAGATATTCGTCTACCTGCTGTTGGACGACGACGGGTCGAGCATGGATATGGAGGCCGCTCAGCAGAACCAGCTGCTGATGAGCGTCGACCCCGACAGCGACATCGTCGAGGACCAGGAGTTCGACGTCGTCCTCGACCGGAGCAGGATTCACCTCTTCGACACCGCGTCGGGTCAGGCCATCCAGCACGGTCTGGTGAAGTTGACCAGCCCAGAGAACGTCACCGAGACCGGCGCGGAAAGCGACGACTGA
- a CDS encoding DoxX family protein, with amino-acid sequence MRRHTLQAAFATAALLLSPGVASAHVKYVVDGGGAGNAVRLLATVASDPLSLALILGTGGGVVVAAAGYLRYRPAGDDIRAFRAVMDDYRDLLPWLLRLSVGLPLVGAGFAGYFFTPLVPAPTRLFGVAVGFLLLFGLATRLAAVVGLVGYLVGLAFRPELFLAFEYVPAFLAIVLVGGGRPSADQLIARMADDDRTLYSRVDPFYRRVAVPFERRIAPYRPFVPTILRVGMGLSFVYLGVAQKLMNPVEALAVVEKYDLTAVVPVLPELWVVGAGLAEAVVGLALLFGAFTRASSLVAFGLFTTTLFGLPDDPVLAHISLFGLVSALLVTGGGPFSVDAWMARETRSERTSPRTETGGD; translated from the coding sequence ATGAGACGCCATACGCTGCAGGCGGCGTTCGCAACCGCCGCGTTGCTCCTGTCACCCGGTGTCGCGAGTGCACACGTGAAATACGTCGTCGACGGCGGGGGCGCGGGCAACGCCGTCCGCCTGCTGGCGACCGTCGCGTCCGACCCGCTGAGTCTCGCACTGATCCTCGGGACCGGCGGTGGGGTCGTCGTCGCCGCCGCGGGGTATCTCCGATACCGGCCCGCGGGCGACGACATCCGCGCGTTCCGCGCGGTGATGGACGACTACCGCGACCTGCTGCCGTGGCTACTCCGGTTGAGCGTCGGCCTCCCGCTCGTGGGGGCGGGCTTCGCGGGCTACTTCTTCACGCCGCTGGTACCCGCGCCGACCCGTCTGTTCGGCGTCGCCGTCGGCTTTCTGCTCCTGTTCGGACTGGCGACCCGTCTCGCCGCCGTCGTCGGTCTCGTCGGGTACCTCGTCGGCCTGGCGTTCCGTCCGGAGCTCTTCTTGGCCTTCGAGTACGTCCCGGCGTTCCTCGCCATCGTGCTCGTCGGCGGCGGCCGTCCGAGCGCCGACCAGCTCATCGCGCGGATGGCCGACGACGACCGGACGCTCTACTCGCGCGTCGACCCCTTCTACCGGCGCGTCGCCGTCCCCTTCGAGCGCCGTATCGCGCCGTACCGTCCGTTCGTCCCGACGATTCTGCGCGTCGGCATGGGCCTGTCGTTCGTCTATCTCGGAGTGGCGCAGAAACTGATGAACCCCGTCGAGGCGCTCGCCGTCGTCGAGAAGTACGACCTCACCGCCGTCGTTCCCGTCCTCCCCGAACTGTGGGTCGTCGGCGCCGGACTCGCCGAGGCAGTCGTCGGTCTCGCGCTGCTTTTCGGCGCGTTCACGCGCGCGTCGTCGCTCGTCGCGTTCGGCCTTTTCACGACGACGCTGTTCGGACTGCCCGACGACCCCGTGCTGGCGCACATCTCGCTTTTCGGTCTCGTCTCGGCGCTGCTGGTCACCGGGGGCGGGCCGTTCTCGGTCGACGCGTGGATGGCGCGGGAGACCCGTTCGGAACGGACGTCGCCGCGGACCGAGACCGGGGGCGACTGA
- a CDS encoding Gfo/Idh/MocA family protein, with translation MTSDTPVRVGVVGLGNIGHYHADRLTDLGATLVGGMDIQADARRRFAEKYGVEAYDDKYELFDDVDAVIVTTPNRFHEEYAVAALDAGIDVLLEKPLAHNLESAERIAAAAEASEALCMVGFNNRFANPVQVIKSYQRDGEFGEMQHVEANYVRRRGIPGRGSWFTSKDIAGGGALIDIGVHAIDLALYFLDFPEIVEVSGVTRSQFGNQDDYAFVEMWGEDIGPEGFDVDDSASAFIRSADGQTISLEVAWATNRPTNDEFVLRGSEAGARFDRASHELTLYETGKDGTDHLRDTDIQTQANDTHKSEQRLFLEAVASGNHPERNTVEQGLAVQRVIDAIYRSSAEGKAIRLDAGSEAAPELD, from the coding sequence ATGACTTCGGACACGCCAGTACGGGTCGGGGTAGTCGGCCTCGGTAACATCGGCCACTACCACGCCGACCGGTTGACGGATTTGGGCGCGACGCTCGTCGGCGGCATGGACATCCAGGCCGACGCTCGACGACGCTTCGCCGAGAAGTACGGCGTCGAGGCGTACGACGACAAGTACGAACTGTTCGACGACGTCGACGCCGTCATCGTAACGACGCCGAACCGCTTTCACGAGGAGTACGCCGTCGCGGCGCTGGACGCCGGCATCGACGTGCTGTTGGAGAAACCGCTCGCGCACAACTTAGAGAGCGCCGAGCGCATCGCCGCCGCCGCCGAGGCGTCGGAGGCGCTCTGCATGGTCGGGTTCAACAACCGCTTCGCCAACCCGGTTCAGGTGATCAAGAGCTACCAGCGCGACGGCGAGTTCGGCGAGATGCAGCACGTCGAGGCCAACTACGTCCGCCGTCGCGGCATCCCCGGTCGCGGCTCGTGGTTCACCTCCAAGGATATCGCCGGCGGCGGCGCGCTCATCGACATCGGCGTCCACGCCATCGACCTCGCGCTCTACTTCCTCGACTTCCCCGAGATCGTCGAGGTGTCGGGCGTCACCCGCTCGCAGTTCGGCAACCAGGACGACTACGCCTTCGTCGAGATGTGGGGCGAGGACATCGGCCCGGAAGGGTTCGACGTCGACGACTCCGCGAGCGCCTTCATCCGCTCGGCGGACGGCCAGACCATATCGCTGGAAGTCGCGTGGGCGACGAACCGACCGACGAACGACGAGTTCGTCCTCCGGGGCTCGGAGGCCGGGGCGCGCTTCGACCGCGCGAGCCACGAACTGACGCTCTACGAGACGGGTAAGGACGGCACCGACCACCTGCGCGACACCGACATCCAGACGCAGGCCAACGACACCCACAAATCCGAACAGCGCCTGTTTCTCGAGGCCGTCGCCTCCGGCAACCACCCCGAGCGGAACACCGTCGAACAGGGGCTGGCCGTCCAGCGCGTCATCGACGCCATCTACCGCTCCTCGGCGGAGGGGAAGGCGATCCGTCTCGACGCCGGGTCCGAGGCCGCGCCCGAACTCGACTGA
- a CDS encoding DUF7556 family protein, protein MPSEPVCRSTMDSRNPKRRNTRRPPRVERGVGNEHATESSGAEVTCAFDEVDGEKSLVVADIGRDDAWLAMSASTCVEVGSWR, encoded by the coding sequence ATGCCGTCGGAACCAGTCTGTAGGAGTACGATGGATTCCCGAAACCCGAAACGTCGGAACACCCGACGCCCTCCACGCGTCGAACGTGGAGTTGGGAACGAGCACGCCACGGAATCGAGCGGTGCGGAAGTGACGTGTGCGTTCGACGAGGTAGACGGAGAGAAATCGCTCGTCGTCGCCGACATCGGCCGCGACGACGCGTGGCTCGCGATGAGTGCATCAACCTGCGTCGAAGTCGGTTCTTGGCGGTGA
- a CDS encoding DUF502 domain-containing protein: MDESRPGVERRVKRSIETRVRDAVVSGVAVVIPLVITVVVFMVALDIVSKYLDLLSDFLIQLPWTSNVPTAQYVDRELAIELLTPVVLFGFVLFVGFVVEGSKYGERAVDYFDAVLGAVPGVGAVYDSFRQMSDVVLESDVQNFRDVKLVEFPADGVYTLGFVTTETPRQLTDSTDHDEMLTMFLPLAPNPVMGGHLVHVPASKVHDVEMTVEEGVRAIVTSGVAIGSASGTEVGLSESQLRSLSAIQANAEPEHSAGDGADESNDGLDPETSGKRAVDGDGGGLATRSGDSE; this comes from the coding sequence ATGGATGAGTCACGGCCGGGCGTCGAACGGCGCGTCAAGCGGTCGATAGAGACACGGGTGAGAGACGCCGTCGTCTCCGGTGTCGCGGTCGTGATTCCGCTCGTTATCACCGTCGTCGTCTTCATGGTCGCGCTCGATATCGTCTCGAAGTATCTCGACCTCCTCTCGGACTTTCTCATACAACTCCCGTGGACGTCGAACGTCCCGACCGCACAGTACGTCGACCGGGAGTTGGCCATCGAACTGCTCACGCCCGTCGTGCTGTTCGGCTTCGTCCTCTTCGTCGGCTTCGTCGTCGAAGGCTCGAAGTACGGCGAACGCGCCGTCGACTACTTCGACGCCGTCCTCGGCGCGGTCCCCGGCGTCGGCGCGGTGTACGACAGTTTCCGACAGATGAGCGACGTGGTGCTGGAGAGCGACGTTCAGAACTTCCGCGACGTGAAACTGGTCGAGTTCCCCGCCGACGGCGTCTACACGCTCGGCTTCGTCACCACGGAGACGCCGCGACAACTCACCGACAGCACCGACCACGACGAGATGCTGACGATGTTTCTCCCGCTCGCACCGAACCCGGTGATGGGCGGTCACCTCGTCCACGTCCCGGCCTCGAAAGTCCACGACGTCGAGATGACCGTCGAGGAGGGCGTTCGCGCCATCGTGACCAGCGGCGTCGCCATCGGCTCGGCCTCCGGGACGGAGGTCGGACTCTCGGAGAGCCAACTCCGGAGTCTCTCGGCGATACAGGCGAACGCGGAGCCGGAGCACTCGGCGGGCGACGGTGCCGACGAGTCGAACGACGGACTCGACCCCGAGACGAGCGGGAAACGCGCCGTCGACGGCGACGGCGGCGGACTCGCTACGCGGAGCGGCGACAGCGAATAA
- a CDS encoding Gfo/Idh/MocA family protein, with protein sequence MALTVGMLGYRFMGQAHSNALARLPMFFPDAPEVVRHTLVGRDEEALADAADRFGFEHTATDWEDVVDEVDVFYNLGPNHLHADPSIAALEAGKHVLCEKPLAPTLDEAERMRDAAADAEGVAGCAFNYRFIPAIQYAKKLIDDGELGEIRHVDGRYMQDWLADPDAPWAWRMDKDLAGSGALGDLGAHTVDLARFLVGEQAGDIAEVGGSLRTFVEERPVPGEDETRPVTVDDAYTAEAEFENGAMGTFEASRVATGHKNDHTIRVHGSKGSLQFSLERINELELLREGNRGYETILVTDEDDPYVEHWWPPGHVLGWEHTFVHENYEFLSAADSGSEFHPSFEDAYEVQQVLDAIERSDENGERVALD encoded by the coding sequence ATGGCTCTGACAGTCGGTATGCTCGGCTATCGGTTCATGGGACAGGCACACTCGAACGCGTTGGCGCGCCTCCCGATGTTCTTCCCGGACGCGCCCGAGGTGGTTCGCCACACGCTCGTCGGCCGCGACGAGGAGGCGCTGGCGGACGCCGCCGACCGCTTCGGCTTCGAGCACACCGCCACCGACTGGGAGGACGTCGTCGACGAGGTGGACGTGTTCTACAACCTCGGGCCGAACCACCTCCACGCCGACCCCTCCATCGCGGCGCTGGAAGCCGGGAAACACGTCCTCTGCGAGAAACCGCTCGCGCCGACGCTCGACGAAGCCGAACGGATGCGCGACGCCGCCGCCGACGCGGAGGGCGTCGCCGGCTGCGCGTTCAACTACCGGTTCATCCCCGCCATCCAATATGCCAAAAAGCTCATCGACGACGGCGAACTCGGCGAGATTCGCCACGTCGACGGCCGGTACATGCAGGACTGGCTCGCCGACCCCGACGCGCCGTGGGCGTGGCGGATGGACAAAGACCTCGCCGGCAGCGGCGCGCTCGGCGACCTCGGCGCGCACACCGTCGACCTCGCGCGCTTCCTCGTCGGCGAGCAGGCCGGCGACATCGCCGAGGTGGGCGGAAGCCTCCGAACGTTCGTCGAGGAGCGCCCGGTTCCGGGCGAGGACGAGACGCGCCCCGTCACCGTCGACGACGCCTACACCGCCGAAGCGGAGTTCGAGAACGGCGCGATGGGGACGTTCGAGGCCTCTCGCGTCGCCACCGGCCACAAGAACGACCACACGATTCGCGTCCACGGGTCGAAAGGGAGCCTGCAGTTCTCGCTCGAACGCATCAACGAACTGGAGTTGCTCAGAGAGGGCAACCGCGGCTACGAGACCATCCTCGTCACCGACGAGGACGACCCCTACGTCGAACACTGGTGGCCGCCGGGCCACGTCCTCGGCTGGGAGCACACGTTCGTCCACGAGAACTACGAGTTCCTAAGCGCGGCCGACTCGGGCAGCGAGTTCCACCCGTCGTTCGAGGACGCCTACGAGGTCCAGCAGGTGCTCGACGCTATCGAACGGAGCGACGAAAACGGCGAGCGGGTCGCGCTCGACTGA
- a CDS encoding GNAT family N-acetyltransferase, protein MSVNVELRVDKPGQAQYGEDAWALKERIHEREDVLKQRRGFFMDAYRRSKTHLFYEDERLVGFVSTRRDGYILFLAVAPEVRGEGYGQRLVATVADEHRTVTCHARTTNTAALDFYEHIGFEVSRRIDNYYEDGGNAYYLRLGENGGIREKLSEFVRR, encoded by the coding sequence GTGAGCGTCAACGTCGAACTGCGCGTCGACAAGCCCGGGCAAGCCCAGTACGGGGAGGACGCTTGGGCGCTGAAAGAGCGCATCCACGAGCGGGAGGACGTGCTGAAACAGCGACGCGGCTTCTTCATGGACGCGTACCGGCGCTCGAAGACGCATCTGTTCTACGAGGACGAACGGCTCGTCGGCTTCGTCTCGACGCGGCGCGACGGCTACATCCTCTTTCTGGCCGTCGCTCCCGAGGTTCGCGGCGAGGGGTACGGTCAACGGTTGGTCGCCACCGTCGCCGACGAGCACCGGACGGTGACCTGCCACGCGCGGACGACGAACACGGCGGCGCTCGACTTCTACGAACACATCGGTTTCGAGGTGAGCCGCCGCATCGACAACTACTACGAAGACGGCGGCAACGCCTACTACCTTCGACTCGGCGAGAACGGCGGGATTCGCGAGAAACTCTCGGAGTTCGTCCGCCGGTGA
- a CDS encoding RtcB family protein: protein MTTREFDGIRLERVREYVWEIPREDGMRVPARVLASEKLLEQIGDDRTLQQLKNATHLPGMTKHALCMPDGHQGYGFPVGGVGATDVENGCISPGAVGYDINCGVRMMKTNLSYDDLQGHEEELVDALFRAIPSGLGGGGVVESDVDTVDAVLERGVDWALEAGYAVEDDLLHCEDEGRRPDADSDAVSEKAKNRGKNQLGSLGSGNHFLEVQRVTDVFREDVADAYGLAEDQIVVLIHCGSRGLGHQVCNDYLRKIEKRHGDLLAELPDRELAAAPAGSELAEAYYGAMCAAINFAWTNRQLVMHRTREVFERVFGRDWEAMEMELLYDVAHNIAKKEHHDVDGQERELYVHRKGATRAFPAGHPEVPKAYRDVGQPVIIPGSMGAGSYVLRGGEESLSLSFGSTAHGAGRVMSRTRAKKEYWGETVQTELRDRNSIYVKAQSGATVAEEAPGVYKDVDEVVRVSDALGIGDKVARTYPVCNIKG, encoded by the coding sequence ATGACGACGCGCGAGTTCGACGGCATCCGTCTCGAACGGGTCCGAGAGTACGTCTGGGAGATTCCGCGGGAGGACGGGATGCGCGTCCCCGCTCGCGTCCTCGCCAGCGAGAAGCTACTCGAACAGATCGGCGACGACAGGACGCTCCAACAACTGAAGAACGCGACGCACCTGCCGGGGATGACGAAACACGCGCTCTGCATGCCCGACGGCCACCAGGGCTACGGTTTCCCCGTCGGCGGCGTGGGGGCGACGGATGTCGAAAACGGCTGTATATCGCCGGGAGCGGTCGGGTACGACATAAACTGCGGCGTCAGGATGATGAAGACCAACCTCTCCTACGACGACCTGCAGGGCCACGAGGAGGAGTTGGTCGACGCGCTGTTCCGGGCGATTCCCTCGGGACTCGGCGGCGGCGGCGTCGTCGAATCCGACGTCGACACGGTGGACGCCGTCCTGGAGCGCGGCGTCGACTGGGCGCTCGAAGCGGGGTACGCCGTCGAGGACGACCTCCTGCACTGCGAGGACGAGGGGCGGCGACCGGACGCCGACTCCGACGCGGTGTCGGAGAAGGCGAAGAACAGAGGCAAGAACCAGTTGGGGAGTCTCGGCTCCGGCAACCACTTTCTGGAGGTCCAGCGCGTCACCGACGTGTTCCGCGAGGACGTCGCCGACGCGTACGGACTCGCCGAGGACCAGATTGTCGTGCTCATCCACTGCGGCAGTCGCGGCCTCGGCCACCAGGTGTGCAACGACTACCTCCGGAAGATAGAGAAGCGCCACGGCGACCTGCTCGCGGAGTTACCCGACAGGGAACTGGCCGCCGCGCCCGCGGGAAGCGAACTGGCCGAGGCGTACTACGGCGCGATGTGCGCCGCCATCAACTTCGCGTGGACGAATCGGCAGTTGGTGATGCACCGCACCCGTGAGGTGTTCGAGCGCGTCTTCGGCCGCGACTGGGAGGCGATGGAGATGGAACTGCTGTACGACGTCGCCCACAACATCGCCAAGAAGGAGCACCACGACGTAGACGGCCAGGAGCGCGAACTGTACGTCCACCGCAAGGGTGCGACGCGGGCGTTTCCGGCGGGTCACCCCGAGGTTCCGAAGGCGTACCGCGACGTCGGACAACCCGTCATCATCCCCGGAAGCATGGGGGCGGGGAGCTACGTGCTCCGAGGCGGCGAGGAGTCGCTGTCGCTGTCGTTCGGGTCGACGGCCCACGGCGCGGGCCGGGTGATGAGTCGAACCCGCGCGAAAAAGGAGTACTGGGGCGAGACGGTACAGACGGAGCTCCGCGACCGGAACAGCATCTACGTGAAGGCCCAGAGCGGCGCGACCGTCGCCGAGGAAGCGCCGGGCGTCTACAAGGACGTCGACGAGGTGGTCCGCGTCTCCGACGCGCTCGGCATCGGCGACAAGGTTGCGCGAACCTACCCGGTCTGCAACATCAAAGGGTGA
- a CDS encoding sugar phosphate isomerase/epimerase family protein: MDIGVLTVPLGGQSLEEALDYLDDIGVSAVELGVGGYPGEAHVDRRELLDDESAREELLELVDGHDMYISALATHNNPLHPDEETADEADTELREAVELADELDVDAVTCFSGLPAGGPDDEMPNWITAPWPTEHADAHEYQWDVATDYWSGLSNHAADHGVQLAIEMHPNMLVYEPSGMLRLREATNQYVGANFDPSHLYWQGIDVLAAIRYLGEAGAIHHVHAKDTRVYDDRSRIKGVLDTTSYTEEPDRSWLFRTVGYGHGEEHWKDVVSTLRMVGYDGALSIEHEDSLTSSREGLEKAVELLQRSVFETTPGEAYWAE; the protein is encoded by the coding sequence ATGGACATCGGAGTACTCACCGTCCCCCTGGGCGGCCAGTCGCTCGAAGAAGCGCTCGACTACCTCGACGACATCGGCGTCTCCGCGGTCGAACTCGGCGTCGGCGGTTACCCCGGCGAGGCGCACGTCGACCGGCGGGAGCTGCTCGACGACGAGAGCGCCCGCGAGGAGCTGCTCGAACTCGTCGACGGCCACGACATGTACATCAGCGCGCTGGCGACGCACAACAATCCGCTGCACCCCGACGAGGAGACGGCCGACGAAGCCGATACCGAACTCCGCGAGGCCGTCGAACTCGCCGACGAGCTCGACGTCGACGCGGTCACCTGCTTCTCGGGTCTGCCCGCCGGCGGTCCCGACGACGAGATGCCGAACTGGATCACCGCGCCGTGGCCGACCGAGCACGCCGACGCCCACGAGTACCAGTGGGACGTCGCCACCGACTACTGGTCGGGACTCTCGAACCACGCCGCCGACCACGGCGTCCAGCTCGCCATCGAGATGCACCCGAACATGCTCGTCTACGAACCGTCGGGGATGCTGCGCCTGCGCGAGGCGACCAACCAGTACGTCGGCGCGAACTTCGACCCCTCCCACCTCTACTGGCAGGGAATCGACGTGCTCGCCGCGATCCGGTACCTCGGCGAAGCGGGGGCCATCCACCACGTCCACGCGAAGGACACCCGCGTCTACGACGACCGGTCCCGAATCAAGGGAGTCCTCGACACCACGTCGTACACCGAGGAACCCGACCGCTCGTGGCTGTTCCGCACCGTCGGTTACGGCCACGGCGAGGAGCACTGGAAGGACGTGGTGTCGACGCTCCGGATGGTCGGCTACGACGGCGCGCTCTCCATCGAGCACGAGGACTCGCTCACGTCGTCGCGCGAGGGCCTCGAAAAGGCGGTCGAACTGCTCCAGCGGTCGGTGTTCGAGACGACGCCCGGCGAGGCGTACTGGGCGGAGTGA
- a CDS encoding NUDIX hydrolase produces MSDLSSVESPHGSSRDADERIRVVALGVVRRDDELLVFEAASEESGTYYRPLGGGVEFGEHSVDALRREFREELEVELTRVHELGTFEGVFTVDGEQCHEIQRVYGAEFVQQWPYQMDSFTAHEPDTGEDLDCLWKPLSEFTDAGETLFPETLPSVL; encoded by the coding sequence ATGAGCGACCTGTCCTCCGTCGAATCGCCGCACGGCAGCAGCCGAGACGCCGACGAACGGATTCGCGTCGTCGCCCTCGGCGTCGTCCGCCGCGACGACGAACTCCTCGTCTTCGAGGCGGCGTCCGAGGAGTCGGGGACGTACTACCGACCGCTCGGCGGCGGCGTCGAGTTCGGCGAACACAGCGTCGACGCGCTTCGCCGCGAGTTCCGCGAGGAGCTGGAGGTCGAACTGACGAGAGTTCACGAGCTCGGGACGTTCGAGGGAGTGTTCACCGTCGACGGCGAGCAGTGCCACGAGATTCAGCGCGTCTACGGCGCGGAGTTCGTCCAGCAGTGGCCCTACCAGATGGACTCCTTTACGGCCCACGAACCCGACACCGGCGAGGACCTCGACTGCCTGTGGAAACCGCTGTCGGAGTTCACCGACGCGGGAGAGACGCTGTTCCCCGAAACGCTGCCGAGCGTTCTCTGA
- a CDS encoding translation initiation factor eIF-2B: MIDETVEEIREMQTHSSSVVAVKATRALSELLDREFATLEEYERDLERNAGALRRANPSHASLYNAMREVTESVVDETDTVDEAKARTRETIERVVEDVERGKRRAAETAAETFEDGETFLTHDYSSTVLEAVEIAVRDGIELTAYATEARPRYLGRKTARTLASMDRVDTHLIVDSASGYVLEECDRVIIGMDCIVDDVLYNRIGTFPIVAAANEVGVPVTIVGSGAKIIEDGFRFENEFRSPAEVMLEPAEGFSIDNPAYDATPVSLIDEVITDEQTRHY, translated from the coding sequence ATGATAGACGAGACGGTCGAGGAAATCCGGGAGATGCAGACCCACAGTTCCTCCGTCGTCGCCGTCAAGGCCACACGGGCGCTCTCGGAGCTACTCGACAGGGAGTTCGCGACGCTCGAAGAGTACGAGCGCGACCTCGAACGGAACGCGGGAGCGCTCCGTCGGGCGAACCCCTCGCACGCCTCGCTGTACAACGCGATGCGAGAGGTCACAGAGAGCGTCGTCGACGAGACCGACACGGTGGACGAGGCGAAGGCGCGGACGCGAGAGACGATAGAGCGCGTCGTCGAGGACGTCGAACGCGGCAAGCGCCGCGCCGCCGAGACCGCCGCCGAGACGTTCGAGGACGGCGAGACGTTCCTCACCCACGACTACTCCTCGACCGTCCTCGAAGCGGTCGAAATCGCCGTCAGGGACGGAATCGAACTGACGGCGTACGCGACGGAGGCGCGGCCGCGGTACCTCGGACGCAAGACCGCGCGGACGCTCGCGTCGATGGACCGCGTCGACACCCACCTCATCGTCGACAGCGCCTCGGGCTACGTGTTAGAAGAGTGCGACCGCGTCATCATCGGGATGGACTGCATCGTCGACGACGTGCTGTACAACCGAATCGGCACGTTCCCGATAGTCGCCGCGGCAAACGAGGTCGGCGTCCCGGTCACCATCGTCGGCTCCGGCGCGAAGATAATCGAGGACGGCTTCCGGTTCGAGAACGAGTTCCGCTCGCCCGCCGAGGTGATGCTGGAACCGGCCGAGGGTTTCAGTATCGACAACCCCGCCTACGACGCGACGCCCGTCTCGCTCATCGACGAGGTTATCACCGACGAGCAGACGCGGCACTACTGA